In Shewanella sp. VB17, a single genomic region encodes these proteins:
- a CDS encoding TerB family tellurite resistance protein — translation MIAKLKQFLTSHSQALTPEEQEHNLNLAAVSLLLEVVFADETLSKEEQVLLPSILTSTLRLAPSEAEDLIEEATKRQASSTSLYEFTNEINQRFNVQQKQKLILSMWKLAYSDGHLCRYEDQIIRRTAELLYLKHSELIQMRNLAIEKD, via the coding sequence ATGATCGCAAAATTGAAACAATTTTTAACTTCACACTCCCAAGCTTTGACGCCAGAAGAGCAAGAACATAACCTCAACTTAGCCGCTGTGAGCCTATTACTTGAGGTTGTTTTTGCTGATGAAACACTCTCAAAAGAAGAACAAGTATTATTGCCCTCTATATTAACCTCTACATTGCGCTTGGCGCCTTCTGAAGCTGAAGATCTCATCGAAGAAGCAACCAAAAGACAAGCAAGTTCAACTTCACTGTATGAATTTACTAACGAAATTAATCAACGATTTAATGTTCAACAAAAACAAAAACTCATCTTATCGATGTGGAAGCTCGCCTACTCTGATGGTCACCTATGTCGATATGAAGATCAAATTATTCGCCGTACAGCTGAACTCCTCTACCTTAAGCACAGTGAGTTGATTCAAATGCGCAACCTTGCTATTGAGAAAGATTAG
- a CDS encoding Hpt domain-containing protein: MTDSNLKILNRHTMLDLIGDDSVMIHKFQTHFLEQATESLKKIIVFYHDEAFAEIKEQAHFLKTSAAAVGAEQSVHLLVLLEKSAEIKNKLQCSTLIENIEKALILVREEVTLYGESGGKCDF; encoded by the coding sequence ATGACTGATTCAAATTTAAAAATATTAAATAGACATACCATGTTGGATCTGATTGGAGATGATTCAGTTATGATCCATAAGTTTCAAACTCATTTTTTAGAGCAAGCTACGGAATCATTAAAAAAAATTATTGTTTTTTATCATGATGAAGCATTTGCTGAAATAAAAGAACAAGCACATTTTTTAAAAACATCTGCTGCGGCAGTAGGTGCTGAGCAGTCTGTGCACCTATTAGTATTACTTGAAAAGTCGGCCGAGATAAAAAATAAATTGCAATGCAGTACATTGATTGAAAATATAGAGAAGGCATTAATTTTGGTACGTGAAGAAGTTACACTGTACGGTGAATCAGGTGGGAAATGTGATTTTTAA
- a CDS encoding response regulator: MSSKASLSSSHSKVIMIYENEDDILGASEIIAEQIEDYQKFLLTDSIYTKIQEVKPLVILFALSTAQKSIELYTAFIQDQHLDYPHQSVLLCKNCDLNVAFHCCIKGVFDNYFVYQPLYEKLRLKIIVHNSLFISQNSSVERVFQQDKLEKIAKDLTELIDNSRNIKKSFLNSVKKYHHDLNPSNHMEIASDVIIKQDFNTINQQHIVPSVDEFEEDVENNVDVTISGKSSKNLISKDKLTSPLIDDIEQRNAKRILVVDDNELYRNMLIKILEKEHYHVDFADDGLHALHKIKSNDYSLILMDLFMPKLDGIHTTMQIKSVCDSTSPPIIALTGNKNMKLIKNWVAQGIKGYIIKPSTKKEILGTINKILN; the protein is encoded by the coding sequence ATGTCGTCAAAAGCCAGTTTGAGCAGCAGTCATTCAAAAGTCATCATGATATACGAGAATGAAGATGATATTTTAGGGGCTTCAGAGATCATTGCTGAGCAGATTGAAGACTATCAAAAATTTTTATTAACCGATAGTATTTATACTAAAATACAAGAGGTTAAACCTTTAGTCATACTGTTTGCGCTCAGTACAGCACAAAAAAGTATTGAATTGTACACGGCATTCATTCAAGATCAGCACTTAGACTATCCTCATCAAAGCGTACTCTTGTGTAAAAACTGTGATTTAAATGTCGCTTTTCATTGTTGTATCAAAGGAGTATTCGATAATTATTTTGTCTATCAACCATTGTATGAAAAATTACGTCTAAAAATCATAGTGCATAATAGTTTATTCATTAGTCAAAATTCCAGCGTTGAGAGAGTATTTCAACAGGATAAATTGGAAAAAATTGCTAAAGACCTTACTGAACTGATAGATAATAGCCGAAATATTAAAAAGTCTTTTTTAAACTCAGTTAAAAAATATCATCATGATCTAAACCCATCTAATCATATGGAGATTGCAAGCGATGTTATAATTAAACAAGACTTCAATACCATTAATCAGCAGCATATAGTGCCTTCAGTAGATGAATTTGAAGAGGATGTTGAAAATAATGTAGACGTAACAATCTCGGGTAAGTCTAGTAAAAATTTGATTAGCAAAGATAAGTTAACATCTCCACTTATTGATGATATAGAGCAACGTAATGCTAAAAGAATTTTGGTCGTTGATGATAATGAGCTATATCGAAACATGTTGATTAAAATATTAGAAAAAGAGCACTATCATGTTGATTTTGCAGATGACGGTCTACATGCACTACATAAAATAAAAAGTAACGATTATTCACTGATATTAATGGACCTATTTATGCCTAAATTAGATGGTATTCATACGACGATGCAGATTAAATCTGTTTGTGATAGTACATCACCGCCTATCATTGCATTAACAGGTAACAAAAATATGAAGTTAATTAAAAATTGGGTCGCTCAAGGAATAAAAGGCTATATTATAAAACCCTCAACTAAAAAAGAGATACTCGGAACCATTAATAAAATTCTCAATTAG
- a CDS encoding DUF2780 domain-containing protein has protein sequence MKRVTTFSLLISCSLLTIPATASWFDDLFAKEEVKPAVTQPQDTDLVSNIMSQLGLSQSQAEGGLGSLLTLAKSSLDGGDFSSISTAIPNVDELLSATPEIDNKSGLSGILSQTGDLGASLQGGAQVYDAFAKLGISKELAAPMINIVKGYLDTNAGDGTSDLLMKGLSAIL, from the coding sequence ATGAAACGAGTCACAACGTTTAGTTTACTGATAAGCTGCAGCCTACTAACAATACCCGCTACTGCAAGTTGGTTTGATGATCTCTTTGCCAAAGAGGAGGTGAAGCCTGCTGTAACACAACCCCAAGACACCGATCTTGTCAGTAATATAATGTCTCAACTCGGACTAAGCCAATCTCAAGCAGAAGGCGGACTAGGCAGCCTATTAACTTTGGCTAAATCGTCATTAGATGGGGGGGACTTCAGCTCTATTTCCACTGCTATTCCTAATGTCGATGAATTACTCTCTGCAACACCTGAAATAGACAATAAGTCTGGTTTATCAGGCATACTTTCACAAACTGGCGACCTTGGTGCATCATTGCAAGGTGGAGCGCAAGTGTATGATGCGTTCGCAAAATTGGGAATATCCAAAGAACTCGCTGCCCCGATGATAAATATAGTAAAAGGTTATTTAGATACTAATGCAGGTGATGGGACAAGTGACCTATTAATGAAAGGCTTAAGTGCCATTCTTTAA
- a CDS encoding PAS domain S-box protein: protein MHLSHSYQNASKLGCFIFLVGLTLSSISAWFVQTNNADIIEESLHAKSLEISDIVLNRFTLYQYGLRGVRGMISAAGEDMITRDMFYRYSLTRDIDVEFPGALGFGFIRRVSRSNEAVFLAKVRQDNWPNFQIRGLNSHDYDEKYIIEYIEPVELNRAAVGLDIASESRRQEAASSALLSGEVRLSAPITLVQATGNPLQSFLILLPIYRTDDVAKTLDERDAAGFGWSYAPLVIDQVLAGLAINQTSTKLILSDVTNSAQAIHFFETHLDDARQLTQFKHQVSRDIFGRKWQIEVMAYPEFMANLHLLKPSVVLFFGCMFSFLLAILVVVLSLGLQRKKQVLADQTRRANMLEHSLDGIISYDLTGYITSWNQGAKSLFGYAESEVIGRRGIELIVPPSEVAEEEAWLAKVLTGEVLLNQVSRHQDKMGIELSTSTTMLAIYNDHGAIVGLSQTIRDITDQQDAQLRIVKLNESLERKITDRTRALQQALSENNALLESINEQLLYSVTDVNGVILDVNEYFCRVTGYSKEELIGHNHAMMNSGEHDVVFWQEMWTKINSGQSWHGEICNKNKDKELRWFDTVIGPMLGDTGIIERFVALRTDITDRKLAQIAKNELGALLSNLFDAATEISIIATDENGLITIFNRGAENLLGYAASEMVGKSSPAPLHEAQEVEERAAELTAEYGFVIQEFDTFVYKARTEGPETRNWIYIRKDGSQCQVSLSVTAMRDSDGVLIGYLGIATDISQNLQQQEALLTASNHLSKAAEVAQLGIWTWNLDDGTLVWNDRMFMLYDQPESLKEEGLYYEHWLMRIHPDDSAFAQQKLKDAVEGHGQYDPHFRIIKADGTLRYVQAGAQIERDKNGKATRVIGINLDITEQYELETSLRDAKKNADMASEAKSAFLANMSHEIRTPMNGVLGMLSLLLKSDLKEEQRKKASLAQSSARSLLMLINDILDYSKVDAGKLALENLDFNVRQMMGEFAESVAIQVEEKELELILDLSGIAHTLVKGDPSRLRQVLSNFVGNAIKFTSQGEIVIKAKLSNFDDVSWYFECSINDTGIGIPQDKVSSLFDSFSQADSSTTRIFGGTGLGLAIAKKLCQLMGGDINVTTELNQGSCFNFYIYLGKSDYSEPVLPKVDISALSVLIVDDNTTNRKMLKAQLELWGADVCEADSGKQALKLCGSRFSQQEKRFFDIAFLDMQMPTMDGVMLGKLLQTSPHFNDIKLVMMTSMSQQDDTQYFANLGFHTYFPKPATTEDLFKALSVVEFCETLGVVDPLVNHDYPIGLTQENEHHRIKEAQGWNQLASILLVEDNRVNQLVVEGILEEFDITPALAINGVEALEKLSNSEHVFNIILMDCQMPEMDGYQTTKAIRLGEAGDHYIDTTIIAMTANAMIGDKEKCIESGMNDYLSKPIDPDKLISKLKLWLASTPQLTKNDKV, encoded by the coding sequence ATGCATCTGTCTCATTCTTATCAAAATGCTTCTAAATTGGGCTGTTTTATTTTCCTTGTGGGGCTTACTTTAAGCTCCATATCTGCTTGGTTCGTTCAAACGAATAATGCTGACATTATTGAAGAATCATTGCATGCTAAGTCATTAGAAATTAGTGATATTGTATTGAATCGCTTTACCTTATATCAGTATGGACTTCGTGGTGTGCGCGGCATGATCTCTGCTGCTGGTGAGGACATGATCACTCGAGATATGTTTTACCGTTACAGTCTAACACGCGATATTGATGTTGAATTTCCTGGCGCGCTTGGATTTGGCTTTATTCGACGAGTTTCTCGATCTAATGAAGCTGTATTTTTAGCTAAGGTACGCCAAGATAACTGGCCTAATTTTCAGATCCGTGGTCTTAATTCTCATGATTATGATGAAAAGTACATTATTGAATATATTGAGCCTGTTGAGCTCAACAGGGCGGCTGTTGGTTTGGATATAGCGTCAGAATCCCGTCGTCAAGAAGCGGCAAGCTCAGCATTATTGTCAGGTGAAGTTAGATTATCAGCCCCTATTACCTTAGTGCAGGCAACGGGTAATCCTTTGCAGTCTTTCCTTATTTTACTGCCTATTTATCGCACTGATGATGTAGCTAAAACTCTTGATGAACGTGACGCTGCTGGATTTGGTTGGAGTTATGCGCCTTTAGTGATTGATCAAGTATTAGCAGGTTTAGCGATTAACCAAACATCCACTAAATTGATCCTCAGTGATGTGACTAACTCAGCACAAGCGATTCATTTTTTTGAAACACACCTAGATGATGCAAGGCAGCTAACGCAGTTTAAACATCAAGTGAGTAGAGATATTTTCGGTCGAAAGTGGCAGATTGAAGTGATGGCTTATCCTGAATTTATGGCTAACCTCCATTTACTCAAGCCGAGTGTCGTGTTGTTTTTCGGGTGCATGTTTAGCTTTTTACTGGCTATTTTGGTTGTGGTTTTGTCTTTAGGTTTACAACGTAAAAAACAGGTGTTAGCTGATCAAACAAGGCGTGCAAATATGCTGGAACATTCTTTAGATGGGATAATCAGCTACGATCTTACGGGTTATATTACGAGTTGGAATCAAGGCGCTAAGTCGCTGTTTGGTTACGCAGAATCCGAGGTCATAGGTCGGCGTGGCATCGAGTTGATTGTACCGCCAAGTGAGGTCGCGGAAGAAGAAGCTTGGTTGGCTAAAGTGTTGACTGGAGAGGTGTTATTAAATCAGGTGTCACGTCATCAAGATAAAATGGGTATTGAGCTATCGACTTCAACCACCATGTTGGCAATTTATAACGATCATGGGGCGATTGTTGGCTTAAGCCAGACTATTCGCGACATCACAGATCAGCAAGATGCACAGCTACGGATTGTAAAGTTAAATGAGAGCCTAGAACGTAAAATTACCGATCGTACCCGAGCGCTGCAACAAGCCTTGTCAGAAAATAACGCCCTACTTGAGTCTATCAATGAGCAGTTACTGTATTCTGTGACTGACGTTAATGGCGTTATTCTCGATGTGAATGAATATTTTTGTCGTGTCACTGGCTATAGCAAAGAAGAGCTTATTGGTCACAACCATGCCATGATGAATTCAGGGGAGCACGATGTTGTTTTTTGGCAGGAAATGTGGACTAAAATTAATTCTGGTCAGTCATGGCATGGTGAAATATGCAATAAAAACAAAGATAAAGAGCTTAGGTGGTTCGATACTGTTATTGGTCCTATGTTGGGTGATACCGGTATTATTGAGCGATTTGTCGCATTAAGGACAGACATTACCGATCGTAAATTGGCGCAAATTGCCAAGAATGAACTTGGCGCTCTATTAAGTAACCTTTTTGATGCTGCCACCGAAATATCGATAATAGCGACAGATGAAAATGGACTGATCACTATCTTTAATCGTGGTGCTGAGAACTTACTGGGTTATGCAGCAAGTGAGATGGTTGGTAAATCAAGTCCCGCACCTTTACACGAAGCGCAAGAAGTCGAGGAGCGAGCGGCAGAGTTAACGGCCGAATATGGTTTTGTTATCCAAGAGTTCGATACTTTTGTGTATAAAGCGAGAACCGAGGGGCCAGAGACGAGAAATTGGATCTATATTCGTAAAGATGGCTCTCAGTGCCAAGTGTCCTTGTCTGTCACGGCAATGCGTGACAGTGACGGTGTGCTAATTGGTTACTTAGGGATCGCAACCGATATTTCGCAAAACTTGCAACAACAGGAGGCATTGTTAACTGCCAGTAATCACTTAAGTAAGGCGGCTGAAGTTGCACAATTGGGTATTTGGACGTGGAATTTAGATGACGGTACATTGGTGTGGAATGATCGTATGTTTATGCTTTACGATCAGCCAGAAAGCTTAAAAGAAGAGGGCTTATATTATGAGCATTGGTTGATGCGTATTCATCCTGATGACAGTGCATTTGCGCAGCAAAAATTGAAAGATGCTGTGGAAGGTCATGGTCAATACGATCCTCACTTTAGGATTATAAAAGCCGATGGAACCTTAAGGTATGTGCAGGCTGGAGCGCAGATTGAAAGAGATAAAAACGGTAAAGCGACCAGAGTCATAGGTATTAATCTCGATATTACTGAACAATATGAGTTAGAAACATCGCTGCGGGATGCGAAAAAGAATGCCGATATGGCCAGTGAGGCTAAATCGGCATTTTTAGCTAATATGAGTCATGAAATTCGAACACCAATGAATGGCGTACTAGGCATGCTGAGCTTATTGCTCAAAAGTGATCTAAAAGAAGAGCAAAGAAAAAAAGCGTCGTTAGCCCAATCTAGTGCTAGATCTTTGCTGATGTTAATTAATGATATCTTAGATTACTCTAAGGTGGATGCTGGAAAGTTAGCGCTTGAGAATTTAGATTTTAATGTACGCCAGATGATGGGAGAATTTGCTGAGTCAGTTGCGATTCAAGTTGAAGAAAAAGAGCTGGAGTTGATCCTTGACCTCTCTGGAATCGCACATACCTTAGTAAAAGGAGATCCTAGTAGGCTCAGACAAGTATTGAGTAATTTTGTTGGTAATGCGATTAAATTTACCTCACAAGGTGAGATTGTTATTAAAGCAAAGTTAAGCAATTTTGATGATGTGAGTTGGTACTTTGAGTGTTCAATTAACGATACCGGTATAGGGATCCCTCAGGATAAAGTATCGAGCTTATTTGATTCGTTCAGTCAAGCGGATAGTTCAACGACTCGTATATTTGGCGGTACGGGTCTAGGATTAGCGATAGCTAAAAAGCTCTGCCAATTAATGGGTGGTGATATTAATGTGACCACCGAATTGAATCAAGGTAGTTGTTTTAATTTTTATATTTACTTAGGTAAAAGTGATTATTCTGAACCCGTACTGCCTAAAGTCGATATTAGTGCCCTTAGTGTGTTAATTGTTGATGACAACACTACAAACAGAAAAATGCTAAAAGCCCAGCTTGAATTGTGGGGAGCTGATGTATGTGAAGCCGATAGTGGTAAGCAGGCACTTAAGCTTTGTGGATCTCGGTTTTCGCAACAAGAGAAGCGATTTTTTGATATTGCATTTCTGGATATGCAGATGCCTACAATGGATGGTGTAATGTTAGGTAAGCTGCTACAAACATCGCCTCACTTTAATGACATCAAACTCGTCATGATGACGTCAATGTCACAACAAGATGATACCCAATACTTTGCCAATTTAGGTTTCCACACTTATTTTCCTAAGCCAGCGACTACCGAAGATTTATTCAAAGCACTATCAGTTGTCGAGTTTTGTGAGACGTTAGGTGTTGTAGATCCTTTAGTTAACCATGATTATCCCATTGGACTTACCCAAGAAAATGAGCATCATCGAATAAAAGAGGCACAGGGCTGGAATCAACTTGCTTCAATACTTTTAGTTGAAGATAACCGTGTTAATCAGCTTGTTGTTGAAGGTATTTTGGAAGAGTTTGATATTACGCCCGCTCTGGCTATTAACGGTGTCGAAGCGTTAGAAAAACTCAGTAATAGTGAGCATGTGTTCAACATCATTTTGATGGATTGTCAGATGCCTGAAATGGATGGGTATCAGACCACCAAAGCGATACGCTTAGGTGAAGCGGGTGATCATTATATTGATACAACTATCATTGCGATGACCGCGAATGCAATGATAGGTGATAAAGAAAAATGTATTGAGTCTGGTATGAATGATTATTTATCTAAGCCTATCGATCCAGATAAACTTATTTCAAAGTTAAAGTTGTGGCTAGCATCAACCCCACAGTTAACTAAAAATGATAAAGTATAA
- a CDS encoding response regulator, which produces MINDKIESDITATTSMKADVLVVEDNLLYQELILEQLSILGYQCDLALDGIDGIKHWENADYKIIFTDCNMPNLNGYEMTKKIRYLEKLYNKRTTPIVAITGAAMTEDVDYGLSTGIDDFVNKPILLKDLKDIIDKWHVDD; this is translated from the coding sequence GTGATTAATGACAAAATAGAGTCAGACATAACAGCAACAACATCGATGAAAGCTGATGTTTTAGTTGTAGAAGATAACCTTTTATATCAAGAGCTAATCCTTGAACAGCTGTCTATATTAGGCTATCAATGTGATCTGGCTCTAGATGGTATTGATGGTATAAAACATTGGGAGAATGCCGATTACAAAATTATTTTCACTGACTGTAATATGCCTAACCTTAACGGCTATGAAATGACCAAAAAAATTCGTTACTTAGAAAAATTATATAACAAAAGAACGACACCTATTGTGGCTATAACAGGTGCTGCAATGACTGAAGATGTGGATTACGGTTTATCAACGGGAATAGATGATTTTGTTAATAAGCCTATTTTATTAAAAGACTTAAAGGACATCATCGATAAGTGGCATGTGGATGACTGA